Within the Burkholderia ubonensis genome, the region CGGTGCGCGTGGCGATCTTGCTCAAGCGGTTGCCCATGCGAAGTCCTCTCGTGCTCGGCCGCGGCGCGGCCCGGGTTGCATTGCAAGCCGATTATCGCAGCCTGCCGCGCGGCTCGCAGCAGGTGTTCCAGCGTAGAATGAAAGCAGACCGCCCCGCCCGCCGCGGTACCGCCCGGCAAGCTGTCGGACCTTGCACGGGACCAGGCGCAAAGCGCGGGGCCGGAATCGGTGCCGAGGCGCTCGCAGCCCTGCATGGGACCGCAACCCGGTGCCGATGCGCCCATGCTGATCGAGAGGAGACTTGCGTGAATCACCCCGCCCCGCCGGCCGCACCGACCGGAACGCGCCGCCCCCTGCCCCCCGCCCTGCTCGATGCGCTGCGCGCCGCGTTCGGCGAGCGCGTGTCGACGGCCGACGCAGTGCGTGCGCATCACGGCCGCGACGAATCGCCGTTCGACCCGCAGTTGCCCGACGCGGTCGTGTTCGCGCACAGCGCCGACGACGTCCGGCAGGTCGTCGCGCTCTGCGCGCTCTACGGCGTGCCGCTGATCCCGTACGGCGCGGGCTCGTCGCTCGAGGGCCACCTGCTCGCGGTGCGCGGCGGCGTGTCGCTCGACCTGTCCGACATGAACCGCGTGCTGTCGATCAACGCGGAAGACCTGACCGTAACCGTCGAGCCCGGCATCACGCGCAAGGCGCTCAATGAAGCGCTGCGCGACACGGGCCTGTTCTTCCCGATCGACCCCGGCGCCGACGCCAGCATCGGCGGCATGACCGCGACCCGCGCGTCCGGCACCAACGCCGTGCGCTACGGCACGATGCGCGAGAACGTGCTCGGCCTGACCGCGGTGCTCGCCGACGGCCGCGTCGTGAAGACCGGCTCGCGCGCGCGCAAGTCGTCGGCCGGCTACGACCTCACGCGCCTGTTCGTCGGCTCCGAAGGCACGCTCGGCGTGATCACCGAAATCACGCTGCGCCTGCACCCGCTGCCGGAAGCCGTGTCGGCCGCGACCTGCACGTTCCCGTCGATGGGCGACGCAGTGCGCACCGTGATCGAGACGATCCAGATCGGCGTGCCGATCGCGCGCGTCGAATTCGTCGATGCGCTCGCCATCCGCTCGATCAACCGCCACTCGAACCTGACGCTCGCCGAGGCGCCGACGCTGTTCTTCGAATTCCACGGCACCGAGGCCGGCGTGAAGGAACAGGCCGAACTGGTCGAGGCCCTCGCGGGCCAGAACCACGGCCAGGGATTCGAATGGGCGACCCGGCCCGAAGACCGCAGCCGGCTCTGGGCCGCGCGCCACAACGCGTTCTTCGCGATGCTGCAGCTGAAGCCCGGCTGCCGCGCGGTGACGACCGACGTCTGCGTGCCGATCTCGCAGCTCGCCGCGTGCGTCGAGGAAACCGAGACCGACCTGCGCGCGTCGTCGCTGCCGTGCCCGATCGTCGGCCACGTCGGCGACGGCAATTTCCACGTCGCGATCCTGATCGATCCCGACCGGCCCGAGGAGCTCGACGAAGCGGAACGCATCAACGACCGGATCGTCGAGCGCGCGCTGCGCATGGGCGGCACCTGCACCGGCGAGCACGGCGTCGGCCTGCACAAGATGCGCTTCCTGCCGAAGGAGCACGGCGACGACGCGATCGACGCGATGCGCGCGATCAAGCTCGCGCTCGACCCGCGCAACCTGATGAATCCCGGCAAGATCTTCACGTGCTGACCCACGCAGGAGACCTCATGAACGCCCCCGAACTGTCGGCCGAGATGCGCGCGCAGCGCCAGCGCGAAGTCGTGCAGGCGCTGATGGCCGTGCTGCCGACGCATTGCCTGCTGTATCGCGAGGAAGACACCGCGCCATACGAATGCGATGGCCTGTCCGCGTACCGGCGCCTGCCGCTCGCGGTCGCGCTGCCCGAGACGGAATCGCAGGTGCAGCGCATCGTGCAGATCTGCCGGCGCATGGAAGTGCCGATCGTGCCGCGCGGCGCGGGCACGAGCCTGTCGGGCGGCGCGCTGCCGATCTCGCTCGGCGTCGTGCTGTCGCTCGCGCGCTTCACGCGAATCGTCGAGGTCGACCCGTATGCGCGCACCGCGACCGTGCAGCCCGGCGTGCGCAACCTCGCGATCTCCGAGGCCGCCGCGCCGTACGGCCTGTATTACGCGCCCGACCCGTCGTCGCAGATCGCCTGCACGATCGGCGGCAACGTCGCCGAGAATTCCGGCGGCGTGCACTGCCTGAAGTACGGCCTGACCGTGCACAACGTGATGCGCGTGCGCGCGGTGACGATCGACGGCGAAATCGTCGAATTCGGCTCGCTCGCGCTCGACACGCCGGGCCTCGACCTGCTCGCGGTCACGATCGGCAGCGAGGGCATGTTCGCGATCGTCACCGAAGTCACGGTGAGGCTGATCCCGAAACCGCAGACCGCGCAGCTCGTGATGGCGAGCTTCGACAACGTGGTCAAGGGCGGCGAGGCGGTCGCGGCGATCATCGCGTCGGGGATCATCCCGGCCGGCCTCGAGATGATGGACAAGCCGGCGACGCAGGCGGTCGAGGCGTTCACGCACGCAGGCTACGACCTCGACGCGAAGGCGATCCTGCTGTGCGAATCGGACGGCACGCCCGAGGAGGTCGCCGAGGAGATCGTCCGGATGACGGCGGTGCTGCGCGAGCACGGCGCGACGCGCATCCAGGTGTCGCGCAACGAAAGCGAGCGGCTGCGCTTCTGGTCCGGCCGCAAGAACGCGTTTCCGGCCGCCGGGCGGATTTCCCCCGACTATTACTGCATGGACGGCACCGTGCCGCGCCGCGCGATCGGGCCGCTGCTCGCGCGCATCGAGCAGCTGGAGGCGCGCTACGGGCTGCGCTGCATCAACGTGTTCCACGCGGGCGACGGCAACATGCATCCGCTGATCCTGTACAACGCGAACGATCCGGACGAGCTGCACCGCGTCGAGCTGTTCGGCGCGGACATCCTCGAGTGCTGCGTCGAATTCGGCGGCACCGTGACGGGCGAGCACGGCGTCGGCGTCGAGAAGCTCAACTCGATGTGCGTGCAGTTTTCGCCGCAGGAGCGCGACGCGTTCTTCGCGGTCAAGCGCGCGTTCGATCCGCCCGGGCTGCTCAATCCCGACAAGGGCATCCCGACCCGCGCGCGCTGCGCCGAATACGGCCGCCAGCACGTCCGAGGCGGACTGCTGCCGCACCCCGACCTGCCGCGCTTCTGAGCCGCCGGCGCGGCACACGCGCCGCCGCCCGAGCCGGCCCGGTCCGGTTCCGGCGGCGTGGCCGCGCGCCGCCGGAACCGGACCGGGCTTAGGGATAGTCGCGATGTGCATTCGCGCGACCCCGGTACAATCGACCGGACAACGACACGAGACGAAACGACAACCGATCATGGAAGAGGACGACATCGTCGCCGGCTGGGCCGAGCGCGTTCGCGCGGCCAGCGCCGACGGCCGGCCGCTGCGCCTGCGCGGCGGCGGCACCAAGGACTGGTACGGCCAGGCGCTCGAGGGCGAGATACTCGATACGCGCGCGTTTCACGGCATCGTGTCGTACGACCCGGCCGAACTCGTCGTCACGGTCCGCGCGGGCACCCCGCTCGCGCAGCTCGAAGCCATCCTCGGCGAGCGCGGCCAGATGCTGCCGTTCGAGCCGCCGCATTTCGGCCGCGCGGCCACGGTCGGCGGCTGCATCGCGGCGGGGCTCGCCGGCCCGCGGCGCGCAGCCTGCGGCGCGCCGCGCGACTTCGTGCTGGGCGTCGAACTGATGAACGGCCGCGGCGAAGTGCTGCGGTTCGGCGGCCAGGTCGTGAAGAACGTCGCCGGCTACGACGTGTCGCGCCTGATGGCCGGCTCGCTCGGCACGCTCGGGCTGATGCTCGAGCTGTCGATCAAGGTGCTGCCGGTGCCCGTCGCCGAAATCACGCTGAAGTTCGAGATGAGCGCGACCGATGCGGTGCGCAAGCTCAATGAATGGGGCGGCCACCCGCTGCCCGTCAGCGCGAGCGCGTGGCGCAACGGCACCCTCGTGCTGCGCCTGTCCGGCGCCGAGGCCGCGGTGAAGGCCGCGAAGACGCTGCTCGGCGGCGAAGTCGTCGACGCGGTCGAAGCCGAGCGCTTCTGGGCCGGCCTGCGCGAGCACACCGATCCGTTCTTCAACGGCATTCCGCCGGGCTTCGCGCTGTGGCGCCTGTCGCTGCCGAGCATCACCGAGCCGATGCACCTGCCGGGCACCCAGCTGATGGAATGGGGCGGCGCACAGCGCTGGTGGATCACCGACGCCGATGCGCAGACCGTCCGCATGAGCGCGAAACAGGCGGGCGGCCATGCGACGCTGTTCCGCGCGGGCGAATCGTACGACCGCAGCGCCGGCGTGTTCACGCCGCTGCCCGCGCCGCTGATGAAAATCCACCGCGGGCTGAAGGCGGCGTTCGATCCGGCGCGCATCTTCAATCGCGGCCGGCTCTACCCCGATCTCTGAGGGCTCGATGCAGACGAACCTCGCCGATTTCATCCGCAATACGCCCGACGGCGACGAAGCCGACGCGATCCTGCGCAAGTGCGTGCATTGCGGGTTTTGCACCGCGACCTGCCCGACCTACCAGCTGCTCGGCGACGAGCTCGACGGCCCCCGCGGGCGCATCTACCTGATCAAGCAGATGGTCGAGGGCGCCCCCGTGACGCGCAGCACGCAACAGCACCTCGATCGCTGCCTCACGTGCCGCAGCTGCGAGACGACGTGCCCGTCCGGCGTCCAGTACGGCCGCCTCGTCGAGATCGGCCGCAAGCACGTCGAGGCGCAGGTGCGGCGCCCGCTGTCGCAGCGGCTCGTGCGCCGCGCGCTCGCGAGCTTCGTGCCGAACAGCGCGCTGTTCTCGCCGGTGATGCGGCTCGGCCAGCACGTGCGGCCGCTGCTGCCGAAGCGCCTGCGCGACAAGGTGCCGCCGCGCACGAAGCTGCTCGAATGGCCGAACCGCCCCCATCCCCGCAAGATGCTGATGCTGGCCGGCTGCGTGCAGCCGTCGATGCTGCCGAACATCAACATCGCGACCGCGCGCGTGCTCGACGCGCTCGGCGTCGAGACGATCGTCGCGCCCGAGGCCGGCTGCTGCGGCGCGATCCGGCTGCACCTGAACTATCACGACGAGGCGCTCGACGACGTGCGCCGCAACATCGATGCGTGGTGGCCCTACGTCGAGCAGGGCGTCGAGGCGATCGTGATGAACGCGTCCGGCTGCGGCGCGACGGTGCTCGAATACGCGCACCTGCTGCGCGACGATCCGGCCTATGCGGAGAAGGCGCAGCGCATCGTCGCGCTGACGCGCGACGTGTCCGACGTGCTGCTCGCGTTCGAGGCCGAGCTCGCGACGCTCGCGCGGCGCCGCGCGATCCATACCGTCGCCTACCACCCGCCGTGCACGCTGCAGCACGGCCAGCAGTCGCGCGGCAAGGTCGAGCGGCTGCTCGAGACGCTCGGCATCGACGTGCGCCTGCCTGCCGACAGCCACCTGTGCTGCGGCTCGGCCGGCACCTATTCGCTGACGCAGCCGTCGCTGTCGTACAAGCTGCGCAAGCAGAAGCTCGCGAAGCTGCAGGCGCTCGAGCCGCAGATGATCGTCTCCGCGAACGTCGGCTGCATCGCGCACCTGCAAAGCGGCACGCAGATACCGGTCGCGCACTGGGTCCAGCTGGTCGAGCACCTGCTGTACGGCTGACGCGAGCGGCGGCCCGCTGCGGCGCGGCGCGCCGTCCGCCTGCCGTCCGTCCGCGTGCCGTCCGTATAATGGGCGCTTTGCTGCGGCGCATGCGGTGCCGCAGCGCGCCGTCTCCGCTTCAGTGCCAGCTTCCGTGCCCGTCATGTCCGATCTCGCCGTTCGCCTCGAATCCGTCCACCGCCGCATCGCCGACGCCGCCCGCGCAGCCGGGCGCGACCCCGCCGCCGTCACGCTGCTCGCCGTCTCGAAGACCTTCCCCGCCGATGCGGTGCGCGCCGCACACGCAGCCGGCCAGCGCGCGTTCGGCGAGAACTACGTGCAGGAGTCGATCGACAAGATCGACGCGCTCGCCGATCTGCGCGCGGCGCTCGAATGGCATTTCATCGGGCCGCTGCAGTCGAACAAGACGCGCCCCGTCGCCGAACGCTTCGACTGGGTGCATTCGATCGACCGGCTGAAGATCGCGCAGCGGCTCGCCGAGCAGCGGCCCGCGCATCTGCCGCCGCTCAACGTGTGCGTGCAGGTGAACATCAGCGGCGAGGCGTCGAAGAGCGGCGTCGCGCCGGCCGACGTCGCCGAGGTCGCGCACGCGGTGGCCGCGCTGCCGTCGCTGCGGCTGCGCGGCCTGATGGCGATCCCCGAACCCGCGGGCGACGCCGACGCGCAGCGCGCGCCGCATCGCGCGCTGCGCGCGCTGTTCGACGCGCTGCGCGCGGATGGGCTGCCGCTCGATACGCTGTCGATGGGCATGTCCGCCGATCTCGAGGCGGCCGTGCTCGAAGGCGCGACGATCGTGCGAGTCGGCACCGCGATCTTCGGCGCGCGCGACTATTCCCATTGATCCACTTCTCATTCCCCGACATCATGAAGATTGCATTCATCGGCAGCGGCAACATGGCCGCGGCATTGATCGGCGGCCTCGTCAAGCGCGGCGTCGGCGCGGACGGCCTGTACGCGATCGACGTCAACGAAGACGTCCGCGCGCGCGCCGCGCAGCAATTCGGCATCCGCACCGGCGCGGCCATCGACGCGACGCTCGCGGATTACGACGCGGTCGTGCTCGCGGTCAAGCCGCAGGTGCTGAAGGACGTCGCGCAGGCGCTCGCGCCGCACCTGAAGACCCAGCTCGTGATCAGCATCGCGGCGGGCATCCGCGGCACGGATCTGGCGCGCTGGCTCGGCGATTACGCGCGCGTCGTGCGCACGATGCCGAACACGCCGGCGCTCGTCGGCATGGGCGTGACGGGGCTCGCCGCGCTGCCGGGCGTCGACGCGGCGGGCCGCGAACTGGCGTCGAACGTGCTCGGCGCGGTCGGCGAGATCGTCTGGTTCGACGACGAGTCGCAGCTCGACGCGGTCACCGCGATCTCGGGCAGCGGCCCCGCGTACGTGTTCTATTTCATCGAAGCGCTGCAGGAAGCGGCGTGCCGCCTCGGGATGAACGACGAGCAGGGCCGCGCGCTCGCGGTCGCGACGTTCACGGGCGCCGCGCAGCTCGCCGCGCAATCCGGCGAGCCGGCCAGCGTGCTGCGCGAGCGCGTGACGTCGAAGGGCGGCACGACGGCGGCCGCGCTCGCGTCGTTCGACGCGCAGGGCGTCAAGGAAGCGATCGTGCGCGGCGCGCTCGCGGCCGCGGCGCGCGCGAAGGAAATGGGCGACGAGCTCGGGCGCGATTAAACGGTACGTGCGCGGCGGTTGCGGCTCCGCACCCCCGCTCGCCCCTTCGCGCAAAAAGAGAAAGCGGCCCGCGGGCCGCTTTCTCTTTTTCCGGCGCAGGATGCGCCGCCGTCACCGGCGCTCAGAGCCCGGCCACCGCGTAATGCGCGGCGATCCCCGCGAACAGCACGCCGCCGAGCCAGTTGTTGTGCCGGAACGCAGCGAAGCACGGCATCCGCTCGCGATCCTTGATCAGCGTGTAGTGATACACCGCGCAGCCGGCCGCCGCCGCCCACCCCGCCCAGTAGACGAGGCCGAAGCCGAGCGTCAGCCCGACCCACACGTAGATGCCGAGCGTGGCCGCATAGCATGCCATCACCGCCGCGACGTCGAAGCGGCCGAACGTGAGCGCCGACGTGCGAATGCCGATCTTGATGTCGTCGTCGCGATCGACCATCGCGTATTCGGTGTCGTAGGCGACCGACCAGAACACGTTCGCGATCAGCATGACCCACGCGAGCATCGGCACCGTGTCCTGCACGGCCGCGAACGCCATCGGGATGCCGAAGCCGAACGCGATGCCGAGGTACGCCTGCGGGATCGCGAAGAAGCGCTTCATGAACGGATAGGTGCCCGCGACGATCACCGCGACTACCGACAGCTCCTTCGTCAGCGTATTGAGCGGCAGGATCAGCAGGAACGCGACGAGCGCCAGCCCGACCGCGATCGCGATCGCTTCCCACGCCCGGATCTTGCCGGACGTCAGCGGACGGTCGGCCGTGCGCTTCACGTGGCGGTCGAAGTCGCGGTCCGCGTAGTCGTTGATCGCGCAGCCGGCCGAACGCATCAGCAGCGTGCCGAGCGCGAAGATCACGAGCAGCGACCAGCGCGGCTGGCCGTTCGACGCGATCCACAGCGCGTTGAGCGTCGGCCAGAGCAGCAGCAGGCTGCCGATCGGCTTGTCCATCCGGACGAGCCGCAGATACAGGGGAAAGCGGGCGAGCATGGCGAAGCACCGGGAAGATAACCCCGGCATTTTAGAGCCGGGCAGCGGTTCGCGTCATGTCGGGGCGGCTCGCGCCCGGCGCCCGCCCGCGCAGCGGGGATCGTGATCGGCCCCCTCGAGCGAAACGGGTTCGCGCGCTCAACCGGCCGCGACGGCGGCGACGTGGTGCAGCGCCTGCGCGACCAGCACGGCCGCGCCGCCGCCGGCGATCGCGAAGCCGACGAAGCGCCGCAGCGCGGCCGCAGGCGCGCGCGTCACCGGCGCGGCGAGCGCGACGCGCATATCCATCATCAATTGCGTCATGATCGTGACTCCTTCAAACAGAACGACAAAATCCATCCGTCAGACGAAAACGGCCGGTCTCGCGACCGGCCGTTTCCCCGTTACCCGCCGTCAGTGCGTCGACAGCGAGGCGTCGCGATTACGCGAGGTCGAAGCGGTCGAGGTTCATCACCTTGTTCCAGACCGCGACGAAGTCGCGCACGAACTTCTCCTGCGCATCCGCGCTGCCGTAGACCTCGGCCAGCGCCCGCAGCTGCGAGTGCGAGCCGAACACCAGGTCCACGCGCGTGCCGGTCCACTTCACCTTGCCCGTCGCGCGATCGCGCCCTTCGAACACGTCGTTGTCGGCCGACACCGGCTTCCACTCGGTGCCCATGTCGAGCAGGTTCACGAAGAAGTCGTTGGTCAGCGCCTCCGGCCGGTCCGTGAACACGCCATGCGCGCTCTGCCCGAACGTTCGCGCCCAGCACGCGCAGCCCGCCCAGCAGCACCGTCATTTCCGGCGCGCTCAGCGTCAGCAGCTGCGCCTTGTCGACCAGCAGCGCCTCGGCCGGCACCCGGTACTTGCCCTTCAGGTAGTTGCGGAAGCCGTCCGCGTGCGGCTCGAGCACCGCCATCGCGTCGACATCGGTCTGCTCCTGCGACGCATCCGTGCGGCCCGGCGCGAACGGAACCGTCACCGTCTGGCCTGCGTTCTTCGCCGCCTGCTCGACGCCCGCGGCGCCGGCCAGCACGATCAGGTCCGCGAGCGACACCTGCTTGCCGCCCGTCTGCGCGTCGTTGAACGCGCTGCGGATGCCTTCGAGCGTCGCCAGCACCTTCGCGAGCTGCGCGGGCTGGTTCGCTTCCCAGTCCTTCTGCGGCGCGAGGCGAATGCGCGCGCCGTTCGCGCCGCCGCGCTTGTCGGAGCCGCGGAACGTCGACGCCGACGCCCACGCGGTCGACACCAGCTGCGACACGGACAGGCCCGACGCGAGGATCTTGCCCTTCAGCGCCGCGACGTCGGCGTCGTCGATCAGCTCGTGGTCGACGGCCGGAACCGGGTCTTGCCACAGCAGCGCCTCGGCCGGCACTTCCGGGCCGAGATAGCGTGCGCGCGGGCCCATGTCGCGGTGGGTCAGCTTGAACCACGCCCGGGCGAACGCGTCGGCGAACTGGTCCGGGTTCTCGTAGAAGCGCCGCGCGATCTTTTCGTACGCCGGATCGAAGCGCAGCGACAGGTCGGTCGTCAGCATCGTCGGCAGGTGCTTCTTCGACGGATCGAATGCATCCGGAATCACCGCGTCGGCGCCCTTCGCAACCCACTGGTGCGCGCCGGCCGGGCTCTTCGTCAGCTCCCATTCGTAGCCGAACAGGTTCTCGAAGAAGTTGTGGCTCCACTGCGTCGGCGTGGTCGTCCACGTGACTTCCAGCCCGCTCGTGATCGCGTCCTTGCCCTTGCCGGTGCCGTAGCTGCTCTTCCAGCCGAGCCCCTGCTCCTCGATGGCCGCAGCCTCCGGCTCGGCGCCGACGTTCGACGCGGGGCCAGCGCCGTGGGTCTTGCCGAACGTGTGGCCGCCCGCGATCAGCGCGACGGTTTCCTCGTCGTTCATCGCCATCCGCGCGAAGGTCTCGCGAATGTCGCGCGCCGCGGCGATCGGGTCCGGGTTGCCGTCCGGGCCTTCCGGGTTCACGTAGATCAGGCCCATCTGCACGGCGGCCAGCGGGTTCTCGAGATCACGGTCGCCCGAGTAGCGGCTGTTCGGGCCGCCGCTCAGTTCCAGCCAGATCTTCTCCGAACCCCAGTAGACGTCGTCCGGCTCCCACGTGTCCGCGCGGCCGCCCGCGTAGCCGAAGGTCTTGAAGCCCATCGATTCGAGCGCGACGTTGCCGGCGAGGATCATCAGGTCGGCCCACGAGATGTTGCGGCCGTACTTCTGCTTGACGGGCCACAGCAGCCGGCGCGCCTTGTCGAGGTTGCCGTTGTCGGGCCAGCTGTTGAGCGGGGCGAAGCGCTGCTGGCCGCCGCCCGCGCCGCCGCGGCCGTCGCCCGTGCGGTACGTGCCGGCGCTGTGCCACGCCATGCGGATGAACAGGCCGCCGTAGTGGCCGAAGTCGGCCGGCCACCAGTCCTGCGACGTGGTCATCAGCGCGCGGAGGTCCTGCTTGAGCGCCGCGAAATCGAGCTTCTTGAATGCCTCGGCATAGTCGAAATCCGCGTCCATCGGATCGGACACCGACGCATGCCGGTGCAGGATGTTCAGGTTCAGCTGCTCGGGCCACCAGTCCTTGTTCGACGTGCCGCCGGCCGCCGTGTGGTTGAACGGACATTTCGATTCGGTCGACATGCTTTTCTTCTCCATTGTTTGCTCGTAGGCCCCCACGTGCCGTGGCGCGGTCAGTGAAGCATTGCGGGGGATAAGACGGAACAGGCTCGTACACCTGTGTTGCTATCGGATGTCGTGCGTCGTGGCCGCAGCGCGGCTGGCCCGCCGATCCTGCGCGGCGGCTCTCATCCGCCGTACGCGCGGTCCGCGAGATACGCATACGCGAGCGGGCCCAGGCTGCGGGCCGCGGCCCGCGCACGATTGACGACTTCATCGCGCAACGGCATGTTCCGCCGCGCGTGCTCCAATACCGATCGCATCATGACATCCTCCCCTGACCCTTGCACCCAGCGTGCAGACCGCGTTTGACCGGCCTGCTGCATCCATGTCGACCATTCTATTTTCATCTATCGACATTTTGAATTTGATAACTTTTATCTATGCGATAGGGAAAAATAAACGGGGCCTCGGAACCCCGTTCATCGGCCGGCGCACGGCGTACGCCACGTGTGCTCAGTTCATCGTCGCCGGCATGTCGAGCTTTGCGACGCCCGGCAGCTCGCACGCGGCGATCGCCTCGCTGATCGCGTCGATCGCGGGCATCCGCGTGAAGCTCTTGCGCCACACGAGCACGACGCGGCGGTCCGGCACCGGCTCGTTGAACGGCACGTACGACAGCAGCTCGGCGTCCGGGCCGTTCGCGCGCGGGCCGATCTCGGCGACCGACATCCGCGGCAGCACGGTGATGCCGACACCGCTCGCGACCATGTGGCGGATCGTTTCGAGCGACGAGCCCTCGAAGGTCTTCTGGATGCCGTCGGCCGTCTGCGAGAAGCGCATCAGTTCGGGGCACACGCCGAGCACGTGGTCGCGGAAGCAATGGCCGTTGC harbors:
- a CDS encoding FAD-binding oxidoreductase → MNHPAPPAAPTGTRRPLPPALLDALRAAFGERVSTADAVRAHHGRDESPFDPQLPDAVVFAHSADDVRQVVALCALYGVPLIPYGAGSSLEGHLLAVRGGVSLDLSDMNRVLSINAEDLTVTVEPGITRKALNEALRDTGLFFPIDPGADASIGGMTATRASGTNAVRYGTMRENVLGLTAVLADGRVVKTGSRARKSSAGYDLTRLFVGSEGTLGVITEITLRLHPLPEAVSAATCTFPSMGDAVRTVIETIQIGVPIARVEFVDALAIRSINRHSNLTLAEAPTLFFEFHGTEAGVKEQAELVEALAGQNHGQGFEWATRPEDRSRLWAARHNAFFAMLQLKPGCRAVTTDVCVPISQLAACVEETETDLRASSLPCPIVGHVGDGNFHVAILIDPDRPEELDEAERINDRIVERALRMGGTCTGEHGVGLHKMRFLPKEHGDDAIDAMRAIKLALDPRNLMNPGKIFTC
- a CDS encoding FAD-linked oxidase C-terminal domain-containing protein, which codes for MNAPELSAEMRAQRQREVVQALMAVLPTHCLLYREEDTAPYECDGLSAYRRLPLAVALPETESQVQRIVQICRRMEVPIVPRGAGTSLSGGALPISLGVVLSLARFTRIVEVDPYARTATVQPGVRNLAISEAAAPYGLYYAPDPSSQIACTIGGNVAENSGGVHCLKYGLTVHNVMRVRAVTIDGEIVEFGSLALDTPGLDLLAVTIGSEGMFAIVTEVTVRLIPKPQTAQLVMASFDNVVKGGEAVAAIIASGIIPAGLEMMDKPATQAVEAFTHAGYDLDAKAILLCESDGTPEEVAEEIVRMTAVLREHGATRIQVSRNESERLRFWSGRKNAFPAAGRISPDYYCMDGTVPRRAIGPLLARIEQLEARYGLRCINVFHAGDGNMHPLILYNANDPDELHRVELFGADILECCVEFGGTVTGEHGVGVEKLNSMCVQFSPQERDAFFAVKRAFDPPGLLNPDKGIPTRARCAEYGRQHVRGGLLPHPDLPRF
- the glcE gene encoding glycolate oxidase subunit GlcE, with translation MEEDDIVAGWAERVRAASADGRPLRLRGGGTKDWYGQALEGEILDTRAFHGIVSYDPAELVVTVRAGTPLAQLEAILGERGQMLPFEPPHFGRAATVGGCIAAGLAGPRRAACGAPRDFVLGVELMNGRGEVLRFGGQVVKNVAGYDVSRLMAGSLGTLGLMLELSIKVLPVPVAEITLKFEMSATDAVRKLNEWGGHPLPVSASAWRNGTLVLRLSGAEAAVKAAKTLLGGEVVDAVEAERFWAGLREHTDPFFNGIPPGFALWRLSLPSITEPMHLPGTQLMEWGGAQRWWITDADAQTVRMSAKQAGGHATLFRAGESYDRSAGVFTPLPAPLMKIHRGLKAAFDPARIFNRGRLYPDL
- the glcF gene encoding glycolate oxidase subunit GlcF, which encodes MQTNLADFIRNTPDGDEADAILRKCVHCGFCTATCPTYQLLGDELDGPRGRIYLIKQMVEGAPVTRSTQQHLDRCLTCRSCETTCPSGVQYGRLVEIGRKHVEAQVRRPLSQRLVRRALASFVPNSALFSPVMRLGQHVRPLLPKRLRDKVPPRTKLLEWPNRPHPRKMLMLAGCVQPSMLPNINIATARVLDALGVETIVAPEAGCCGAIRLHLNYHDEALDDVRRNIDAWWPYVEQGVEAIVMNASGCGATVLEYAHLLRDDPAYAEKAQRIVALTRDVSDVLLAFEAELATLARRRAIHTVAYHPPCTLQHGQQSRGKVERLLETLGIDVRLPADSHLCCGSAGTYSLTQPSLSYKLRKQKLAKLQALEPQMIVSANVGCIAHLQSGTQIPVAHWVQLVEHLLYG
- a CDS encoding YggS family pyridoxal phosphate-dependent enzyme, with amino-acid sequence MSDLAVRLESVHRRIADAARAAGRDPAAVTLLAVSKTFPADAVRAAHAAGQRAFGENYVQESIDKIDALADLRAALEWHFIGPLQSNKTRPVAERFDWVHSIDRLKIAQRLAEQRPAHLPPLNVCVQVNISGEASKSGVAPADVAEVAHAVAALPSLRLRGLMAIPEPAGDADAQRAPHRALRALFDALRADGLPLDTLSMGMSADLEAAVLEGATIVRVGTAIFGARDYSH
- the proC gene encoding pyrroline-5-carboxylate reductase, which codes for MKIAFIGSGNMAAALIGGLVKRGVGADGLYAIDVNEDVRARAAQQFGIRTGAAIDATLADYDAVVLAVKPQVLKDVAQALAPHLKTQLVISIAAGIRGTDLARWLGDYARVVRTMPNTPALVGMGVTGLAALPGVDAAGRELASNVLGAVGEIVWFDDESQLDAVTAISGSGPAYVFYFIEALQEAACRLGMNDEQGRALAVATFTGAAQLAAQSGEPASVLRERVTSKGGTTAAALASFDAQGVKEAIVRGALAAAARAKEMGDELGRD
- the ubiA gene encoding 4-hydroxybenzoate octaprenyltransferase, whose translation is MLARFPLYLRLVRMDKPIGSLLLLWPTLNALWIASNGQPRWSLLVIFALGTLLMRSAGCAINDYADRDFDRHVKRTADRPLTSGKIRAWEAIAIAVGLALVAFLLILPLNTLTKELSVVAVIVAGTYPFMKRFFAIPQAYLGIAFGFGIPMAFAAVQDTVPMLAWVMLIANVFWSVAYDTEYAMVDRDDDIKIGIRTSALTFGRFDVAAVMACYAATLGIYVWVGLTLGFGLVYWAGWAAAAGCAVYHYTLIKDRERMPCFAAFRHNNWLGGVLFAGIAAHYAVAGL